A genomic region of Trichothermofontia sichuanensis B231 contains the following coding sequences:
- a CDS encoding nuclear transport factor 2 family protein yields the protein MSSNVEVVEKMYHCFKSGDMETLKAEVFAEDLQWHLPGHHPLAGTKKGVAEVLAFFGRLRALGLQVTPVGIGELNSGGVVEVYTATGEVNGAKLNAFNCNYYTVRDGRIVEVQVLMADQHGYDAFFWQAYQLKPIPDRLV from the coding sequence ATGTCTAGCAACGTTGAAGTTGTTGAAAAGATGTACCACTGCTTTAAGTCCGGTGATATGGAGACCCTTAAAGCAGAGGTATTTGCGGAAGATTTGCAGTGGCATTTGCCCGGTCATCATCCCCTGGCCGGTACCAAAAAGGGTGTAGCCGAAGTTCTAGCTTTTTTTGGGCGTCTGCGTGCTTTGGGGTTGCAAGTGACACCTGTGGGGATAGGTGAACTGAACTCTGGGGGTGTGGTAGAAGTGTATACAGCCACTGGTGAGGTGAATGGGGCAAAGTTGAATGCTTTTAATTGCAATTACTATACGGTGCGGGATGGCCGGATTGTCGAGGTGCAGGTGCTCATGGCGGATCAACATGGCTATGATGCCTTTTTCTGGCAAGCCTATCAGTTGAAACCGATTCCCGATCGCCTGGTCTAG
- a CDS encoding ester cyclase: MTPEVCKSVLATLFDEVLTQDKQEMIDVLYDESYEFIVPKLAGMTSNVVQGRENFKKRVTAFRQAFPDVIYAIDDFVSNGEIVATSFTFTGTHTGEFAGFAPTNKKVSVTGIHFAQLKDGKIVKTWAGFTNIAEVLAS, encoded by the coding sequence ATGACGCCGGAAGTGTGTAAGTCGGTATTGGCAACGCTGTTTGATGAGGTGCTGACCCAAGATAAGCAGGAGATGATTGATGTTCTCTATGATGAAAGCTATGAGTTTATTGTGCCGAAGCTGGCGGGGATGACTAGTAATGTGGTCCAGGGTCGGGAGAATTTTAAGAAACGGGTGACGGCGTTCCGGCAGGCGTTTCCAGATGTGATTTATGCGATCGATGATTTTGTCTCAAATGGCGAGATTGTGGCAACCAGTTTTACCTTCACTGGTACCCATACGGGTGAGTTTGCTGGTTTTGCACCGACTAACAAGAAGGTCTCTGTAACTGGCATCCACTTTGCCCAACTCAAGGACGGCAAAATCGTCAAAACCTGGGCTGGCTTTACCAATATTGCAGAAGTCCTAGCTTCCTAA
- a CDS encoding ester cyclase: protein MSVVEENKALARRYYAELMSTGDLSFVDNYFAPEFEFTNPTHTEPYRGQEFKDLVTMLRGAFPDLKFTVEHMVAEGDTVVGHWTARGTHSGGPLKTLRGDLPAKGYQFAIDGVSWLRIVNGKFVEARINEETLGLLRQIGALPTPEPLPQPTTPEQNAVLVDRYFNEVLNGRNLSILAEITTEQVTHRIPTLSKDLKGREATEALIREVHAAFPDLQFEVERQVAEGNKVASRWYMSGTHTGAPFLGVPASGNPVKDQGVDLFIFSPEGKIAEIWTNEDSLGLLRQLGAFGS from the coding sequence ATGTCTGTTGTAGAAGAAAACAAAGCCTTGGCTCGTCGGTACTATGCTGAACTCATGAGTACTGGGGATCTGTCCTTTGTAGACAACTACTTTGCTCCAGAGTTTGAGTTCACTAACCCGACCCATACTGAACCCTATCGCGGGCAGGAATTCAAAGATCTGGTCACGATGCTGCGGGGGGCTTTCCCCGATCTCAAGTTTACGGTCGAACACATGGTCGCCGAGGGTGACACCGTTGTTGGCCACTGGACCGCCCGCGGCACCCATTCTGGCGGCCCCCTCAAAACCCTGCGCGGTGACTTACCGGCTAAGGGCTATCAGTTCGCGATCGATGGGGTGTCTTGGCTGCGGATCGTCAATGGCAAGTTTGTTGAAGCCCGGATTAACGAAGAAACCCTGGGACTTCTGCGCCAGATCGGGGCACTGCCGACGCCGGAACCCCTGCCCCAACCGACTACCCCCGAACAGAATGCAGTTTTGGTCGATCGCTACTTCAACGAAGTTTTGAATGGCCGCAATCTGTCTATCCTGGCGGAAATTACCACCGAACAAGTCACTCACCGAATTCCGACTCTCTCCAAAGATTTGAAGGGGCGGGAAGCCACGGAGGCCCTGATTCGTGAAGTCCATGCCGCCTTCCCAGACTTGCAGTTTGAGGTCGAACGTCAGGTCGCAGAAGGCAATAAGGTCGCTAGTCGTTGGTATATGAGCGGTACCCATACAGGTGCGCCGTTCCTCGGTGTACCAGCATCGGGAAACCCTGTAAAGGATCAAGGGGTCGATTTGTTTATCTTTTCGCCAGAAGGCAAAATTGCGGAAATTTGGACCAATGAGGACAGTCTGGGCTTACTGCGCCAATTGGGAGCCTTTGGTTCCTAA
- a CDS encoding ester cyclase: MTPVEERNVACFNRFVEEGLNQKKIGSMVEEIVAHNLIMEAPGVPMMDGRLNGMEIFRFFTTAFIEAFPDVKCALAHCIAEGDVVAVDILYEGTHAKEFAGVPATNKYIKGGELWFMKFANGKIRHLRICEYGTPLRNMLLE; the protein is encoded by the coding sequence ATGACTCCGGTTGAAGAGCGAAATGTGGCCTGTTTCAATCGTTTCGTTGAGGAAGGGTTGAATCAAAAGAAAATTGGCAGCATGGTTGAAGAGATTGTGGCCCATAACCTAATTATGGAAGCGCCAGGGGTGCCCATGATGGATGGCCGCCTCAATGGGATGGAAATTTTTCGCTTCTTTACAACAGCCTTTATTGAGGCGTTTCCAGATGTGAAGTGTGCGTTGGCCCACTGTATTGCTGAAGGGGATGTGGTGGCGGTAGATATCCTCTATGAGGGCACGCACGCAAAGGAATTTGCAGGTGTACCGGCAACGAATAAATATATCAAGGGGGGGGAACTTTGGTTTATGAAGTTTGCCAATGGCAAGATCCGGCATCTGCGGATTTGTGAGTATGGGACGCCGCTGCGTAATATGTTGTTGGAGTAG
- a CDS encoding iron uptake porin, with protein sequence MSNSRSFPWLKQRGNNWFGVRRVGSLSLASGLFAIAAPVATVALVPDTSASDRVSPSLSALTAARAQVVSPALVPPVLGTALLPKPTIPKTAANPGTKQLTQRRSRAQRTSVTQLSDVQPTDWAFQALQSLVERYGVIAGYPDGTFRGNRAMTRYEFAAGLNAALDRVSELIAEGLADKVTKEDLEALQRLQAEFATELATLRGRVDALEGRVGLLEMLQFSTTTKLSGQAIFALNAGFQEGDSVIDAQNFDKIDGRDPNATFFSRVRLNLNTTFTGKDLLLTQLQAVTSTGTPRSSNSPGLGYDAADFLGDRSSSLFYSQGIPGANNTFQLNRLRYTFPINADLQVAIFPRAFPTDFIDYNTFANRQGDNADNFSTEALTNNILLFALDNPAAGAAVTWNPNGGRFTFRAVYTAQDPAVPNPTGLGGAPIPITVTDIYGNPDRNKRGGLFGDPNIGFLEAEYNWGKGRAIRLQYAGGSQGGSRFAAIGANLEYAFTPKVGFFGRFGYSPNFLPIPFEGIAPTYWAAGLAFPDLFKEGNQGGIAIAQPLIFQHPDIDHTQTNYEVYYNYRVSDQIRITPLLQVITHPLSQSENGTVVTGTLRTVFSF encoded by the coding sequence ATGAGTAACTCAAGAAGCTTTCCCTGGTTAAAGCAGCGTGGTAACAACTGGTTCGGGGTGAGGCGGGTGGGGTCCCTATCGCTGGCCAGCGGCCTGTTCGCGATCGCGGCTCCCGTGGCTACCGTTGCACTGGTGCCCGATACATCTGCAAGCGATCGGGTCTCCCCCTCCCTGTCTGCCCTAACGGCTGCTCGGGCCCAAGTAGTCTCCCCGGCTTTAGTGCCACCGGTTTTAGGGACAGCGTTACTGCCTAAACCAACAATCCCGAAGACAGCGGCCAATCCGGGCACAAAACAGCTCACTCAGCGCCGCAGTCGTGCCCAGCGCACCTCGGTTACCCAACTGTCGGATGTGCAACCAACGGATTGGGCCTTCCAAGCCCTGCAATCGCTGGTGGAACGCTACGGGGTGATTGCGGGCTATCCCGATGGCACGTTCCGAGGTAACCGGGCCATGACCCGGTATGAGTTTGCTGCTGGCTTGAATGCTGCCCTCGATCGCGTGAGTGAGTTAATTGCCGAGGGGTTGGCCGATAAGGTTACCAAGGAAGATCTGGAAGCGCTACAACGGTTACAGGCGGAGTTTGCGACGGAACTAGCGACGCTGCGCGGACGGGTGGATGCCCTCGAAGGGCGGGTGGGCCTGCTGGAGATGTTGCAGTTTTCCACCACCACCAAGCTATCGGGGCAAGCCATCTTTGCCCTCAATGCTGGGTTCCAGGAGGGGGATTCGGTCATCGACGCCCAGAACTTTGACAAAATTGATGGCCGTGACCCCAATGCCACCTTCTTTAGCCGGGTGCGGTTGAACCTGAATACAACCTTTACGGGTAAGGACTTGCTGTTGACCCAGTTACAGGCGGTGACCAGTACGGGAACGCCACGATCGAGCAATTCGCCTGGTTTAGGCTATGACGCTGCTGACTTCCTCGGCGATCGTTCCAGTAGCCTGTTCTATTCCCAGGGGATTCCAGGGGCCAACAATACCTTCCAACTGAATCGCCTGCGCTACACGTTCCCGATCAATGCCGATCTGCAAGTGGCGATCTTCCCTCGCGCCTTCCCCACCGATTTTATTGACTACAACACCTTTGCCAACCGCCAGGGGGACAATGCCGATAACTTCTCGACGGAGGCGCTAACCAATAACATTCTGCTGTTTGCCCTGGATAATCCAGCAGCCGGGGCGGCGGTGACCTGGAATCCGAACGGGGGACGCTTTACCTTCCGGGCGGTCTATACGGCCCAGGACCCGGCGGTGCCCAATCCCACGGGCCTAGGGGGTGCACCGATTCCGATCACGGTGACCGATATCTACGGCAATCCCGATCGCAATAAACGGGGCGGGTTGTTTGGTGACCCCAACATTGGCTTTCTGGAGGCGGAATACAACTGGGGCAAGGGACGGGCGATCCGCTTGCAGTATGCCGGGGGGTCCCAGGGAGGCAGTCGTTTCGCGGCGATCGGGGCCAATCTGGAATATGCCTTTACCCCCAAGGTGGGTTTCTTCGGACGCTTTGGCTACTCGCCCAACTTCCTGCCGATTCCCTTTGAGGGGATTGCCCCCACCTACTGGGCCGCAGGCTTAGCCTTCCCGGATTTGTTTAAGGAAGGCAACCAGGGCGGGATCGCGATCGCCCAGCCGTTGATCTTCCAGCATCCCGATATTGACCATACCCAGACCAACTACGAGGTCTACTACAACTACCGGGTGAGTGATCAGATTCGCATTACGCCCTTGCTCCAGGTGATTACCCATCCCCTCAGCCAGTCTGAGAATGGCACGGTGGTCACGGGCACCCTGCGAACCGTGTTCTCTTTCTAG
- a CDS encoding iron uptake porin: MFRLFANRLPTTLGLNATSWVAVLAVTTVATANEVPVPSVSSSQTEGAPTPVMGEALGTEAVPGNAPEAVGNREPIPAASTVISPDESAELLPAPEVTPNASDRAVSAPEPRLVTAPAALAPVSFPTILPSIRSPRLRTTEMLDRVDRYLSGDSENALLNQVDQYAQGAPRLETTSGNALLDRVEEYINETAVIGTNPQLFQIEAYANEGYLEPPLTFQATSLNFLEAHPTVEWAFGEPIALQTDTTSLAQVTSVAQLSDVAPTEWAFQALQSLIERYGVIAGYPNGTYRGHRFLTRYEFAAGLNAAMDRINELVAQGSVDLVNKADLETLQRLQEEYQTELDAIAAKVDGLEGRTMALLTDRFSTTAKLFGLAFFNVTGLAGAEGVLRETGQRVLPGVKSPPVVQEIERNPNVTSAGLVWLNLGASFTGKDLLITQLAAGQGVSPANDITSLTSTVNNTGIPFTDAGAFLGPNAKVVLREMVYEFPMGAARLAIGPRINWFRFFDENRFTFFLNGTTTLNQIANPLTNDVRRGAGAIVRLPLGNQVRLGLGYLAESNEFVDFNSASVPTEGLFGGTNSLTAELAFNPSPNFSLKFLYNRLNQQARQVTINSVPIDTNKYISGVPINGIADDGAGGSLRNAQSDIFQVNTEWLVTPRFGLFGRYGIAQTHLNAVDDDRDGSITTQSFQVGMAFPDLFKQGAVGTLALMMPFNYTRGRQYLVSGGGDGGTQYELEGTYFWPVTPNIAIIPNFQVIFNINNFETNPTIFIGNLRTQFSF; this comes from the coding sequence GTGTTTCGTCTTTTCGCTAATCGTTTACCAACCACGCTGGGGCTGAACGCCACCAGTTGGGTAGCAGTCTTAGCGGTTACAACTGTAGCCACGGCCAATGAGGTTCCGGTTCCGTCAGTCAGCAGTTCGCAGACTGAGGGGGCACCTACTCCGGTAATGGGTGAAGCCCTTGGAACAGAAGCTGTCCCCGGCAACGCCCCAGAGGCCGTAGGTAACCGGGAACCCATCCCCGCGGCATCTACGGTCATCTCCCCGGATGAATCAGCCGAGTTACTGCCTGCCCCTGAGGTGACCCCAAATGCGAGCGATCGCGCCGTGTCTGCGCCGGAGCCTCGTCTGGTCACCGCCCCGGCGGCTTTAGCACCAGTTAGCTTTCCCACAATTTTGCCCAGCATCCGGAGTCCCCGACTGCGCACAACCGAGATGCTCGATCGCGTCGATCGCTACCTCAGCGGCGACAGCGAGAATGCCCTGCTTAACCAGGTGGATCAGTATGCGCAAGGAGCACCCCGTTTGGAAACTACCAGTGGTAACGCCCTGCTGGATCGGGTGGAGGAATATATCAATGAGACGGCGGTCATCGGCACCAATCCGCAATTGTTCCAGATCGAAGCCTATGCCAATGAGGGCTACCTTGAGCCGCCCCTGACGTTCCAGGCCACTTCCCTGAACTTTCTGGAGGCTCATCCAACTGTGGAGTGGGCCTTTGGCGAACCGATCGCGCTCCAGACAGACACCACTTCCCTGGCCCAGGTGACCTCGGTGGCCCAACTGTCGGATGTGGCCCCAACGGAGTGGGCGTTCCAGGCCCTCCAATCCCTCATAGAGCGCTATGGAGTGATTGCGGGCTATCCCAATGGGACCTATCGTGGTCATCGTTTTCTGACTCGCTATGAATTTGCGGCGGGCCTCAACGCGGCAATGGATCGGATCAATGAACTGGTGGCCCAGGGCAGTGTCGATCTCGTTAACAAGGCAGATCTCGAAACCCTCCAGCGCCTCCAGGAGGAATATCAGACCGAACTGGACGCGATCGCGGCTAAGGTGGATGGCCTCGAAGGCCGCACGATGGCGCTGCTGACCGATCGCTTCTCCACCACCGCCAAGCTCTTTGGTCTGGCTTTCTTCAACGTGACTGGCCTAGCAGGAGCCGAGGGGGTACTGCGGGAAACGGGCCAGCGGGTATTACCGGGCGTCAAATCGCCGCCAGTGGTCCAGGAAATCGAACGCAACCCGAATGTGACCTCGGCGGGGTTGGTGTGGCTGAACCTGGGGGCTTCGTTCACAGGTAAGGATTTGCTGATCACCCAACTGGCGGCTGGGCAAGGGGTTTCACCGGCTAATGACATTACCTCCCTCACCTCAACGGTGAACAATACGGGAATCCCTTTTACCGATGCGGGTGCCTTCCTGGGTCCCAACGCCAAGGTGGTGTTGCGGGAGATGGTTTATGAGTTCCCAATGGGGGCGGCACGGTTGGCGATCGGGCCACGGATCAACTGGTTTCGCTTTTTTGATGAAAACCGCTTTACGTTCTTCCTCAATGGCACAACCACCTTAAACCAGATTGCCAATCCCCTGACCAACGATGTCCGGCGGGGAGCGGGCGCGATCGTGCGTTTACCGCTGGGTAATCAGGTGCGTCTGGGCTTGGGTTACCTGGCGGAAAGTAACGAATTCGTCGATTTTAATTCTGCGTCAGTCCCCACCGAAGGACTTTTTGGCGGCACCAATAGCCTGACGGCAGAATTGGCCTTTAACCCCAGCCCCAACTTTAGCCTCAAGTTCCTCTACAACCGCCTCAACCAGCAGGCCCGTCAGGTCACCATCAACAGTGTCCCGATCGACACCAACAAGTACATTAGCGGCGTGCCGATCAATGGGATTGCCGATGATGGTGCCGGTGGGTCCTTACGCAATGCCCAATCTGATATTTTCCAGGTCAACACGGAGTGGCTAGTGACCCCACGCTTTGGCCTGTTTGGTCGCTACGGGATTGCCCAGACCCATTTGAATGCCGTCGACGACGATCGGGATGGTTCAATTACGACCCAGAGCTTCCAGGTGGGCATGGCCTTCCCGGATTTATTCAAGCAGGGAGCCGTGGGGACCTTAGCCTTGATGATGCCGTTTAACTATACCCGTGGTCGCCAATACCTGGTCTCAGGTGGCGGCGATGGCGGCACCCAGTACGAACTGGAAGGAACCTATTTCTGGCCAGTGACCCCTAACATCGCAATTATTCCCAATTTCCAGGTGATTTTTAATATCAATAATTTTGAAACCAATCCAACCATTTTTATCGGTAATCTACGGACCCAATTTAGTTTTTAG
- a CDS encoding phytoene desaturase family protein, whose product MSSYDAILIGSGPNALVNAAYLTQAGWSVLILERNPRPGGGMQTGELTLPGFTHDLYAGYLILFALSQANRDFGAELQKRGLNMVGTQYPAGVSMPGGKTAVIATDMAANIAEAERLAPGDGAGWQQMIQTIGQHAESVFALLNMDLSSPAAQALQRQLMVTPDGAPTPFAQDFLLSARDVLESLYTSETWRGILAPWVLHSGHGPEDANSGFWTHVFALGLQSAGQFVAVGGTEMLAKALVQLIEDQGGTVKTGASVSRILVENGRAIGVQTEAGETYRANRVVLATTTPEQLYLNLLSEDDAPAAVRQQAQKYRYGHSVFFVHLALDEPLHWVDERLDQVIYTHITNGLDGVSRNYNETMRRLLPADPVIGVGLPSILDPSRAPAGKAVAVLQVLDVPFRFKGDAAGEIDVGEGVWHEDVKNRFADRVIDIASQHIPNLKSAILARAIVTPPDLVRYNRNWQNGDPYSGSHDIAQSYWLRPFSAASSYRTVIPNLYLIGAATFPGLGLGGASGYIVAQQLLKAGI is encoded by the coding sequence ATGTCCTCCTACGACGCTATTCTCATCGGCAGCGGCCCCAATGCCCTAGTCAATGCGGCTTACCTGACCCAAGCGGGTTGGAGTGTGCTGATCCTGGAGCGTAACCCCCGTCCGGGCGGCGGTATGCAAACCGGCGAACTCACCCTCCCCGGCTTCACCCATGACCTCTATGCTGGGTACCTGATCCTCTTCGCCCTCTCCCAGGCTAACCGGGACTTTGGGGCGGAACTGCAAAAGCGGGGTCTCAATATGGTAGGGACCCAATACCCTGCTGGTGTGTCCATGCCAGGGGGGAAAACCGCGGTGATTGCCACCGATATGGCGGCGAATATCGCCGAAGCTGAGCGACTGGCTCCGGGGGATGGGGCGGGTTGGCAGCAGATGATCCAGACTATTGGACAACACGCAGAATCGGTCTTTGCGCTGCTGAACATGGATCTGAGTTCACCCGCAGCTCAGGCGCTCCAGCGACAACTCATGGTCACCCCCGATGGCGCACCGACCCCCTTTGCCCAGGACTTTCTCCTATCCGCTCGGGATGTGCTGGAGTCGCTCTATACCTCGGAAACTTGGCGCGGGATCTTGGCCCCCTGGGTGTTGCACAGTGGCCACGGACCGGAGGATGCCAACAGTGGTTTCTGGACCCATGTGTTTGCCCTGGGGTTGCAGTCGGCGGGGCAGTTTGTCGCGGTGGGTGGCACCGAGATGTTGGCGAAGGCATTGGTGCAACTGATCGAGGATCAGGGGGGCACGGTCAAAACGGGAGCCAGTGTCAGCCGGATTCTGGTGGAGAATGGACGGGCGATCGGGGTTCAGACCGAAGCTGGTGAAACCTACCGTGCCAACCGGGTCGTCCTGGCCACCACAACTCCAGAACAACTGTACTTAAATCTACTGAGCGAGGACGATGCCCCGGCTGCGGTGCGTCAGCAGGCCCAGAAATACCGCTACGGGCACAGCGTGTTCTTTGTCCACCTCGCCCTGGACGAACCCCTGCATTGGGTTGATGAGCGGCTGGACCAGGTGATTTATACCCACATCACCAATGGATTAGACGGAGTATCGCGTAACTATAACGAAACCATGCGCCGTCTGCTGCCTGCCGATCCGGTGATTGGCGTGGGACTGCCCAGTATTCTTGACCCCTCCCGTGCACCGGCGGGGAAAGCTGTAGCTGTCTTGCAGGTACTGGATGTGCCTTTCCGGTTTAAGGGGGATGCTGCGGGTGAAATTGATGTTGGTGAAGGGGTTTGGCATGAGGATGTGAAAAATCGCTTTGCCGATCGCGTGATCGACATTGCCAGTCAGCATATTCCCAACCTGAAATCAGCGATACTGGCCCGCGCGATCGTCACGCCACCGGATTTAGTGCGTTACAACCGCAATTGGCAAAACGGCGATCCCTACAGCGGGTCTCATGATATTGCCCAGAGCTATTGGCTGCGGCCCTTCTCGGCAGCCTCTAGCTATCGGACAGTGATTCCTAATTTGTACCTAATCGGTGCGGCCACTTTCCCTGGCTTGGGGTTAGGTGGGGCCTCTGGCTATATTGTTGCTCAACAATTGTTGAAAGCAGGTATCTAA